The proteins below are encoded in one region of Zerene cesonia ecotype Mississippi chromosome 10, Zerene_cesonia_1.1, whole genome shotgun sequence:
- the LOC119829807 gene encoding ras GTPase-activating-like protein IQGAP1: MGKDINETLIGKIDDGDTEVRKTAQEMDVIRQRTIAYEYLCRLEEAKTWMEACLKESLPPVVEFEECLRNGVYLAKLGHFIAPDLLPWNKIYDIDQHRYKAMGLQFKHTDNINKFLQVLKKTELPVTFQPETTDIYDNKNMPRVIYCIHALSSHLFKLGKAPIIHDVFGKAVFTGKNDLTSKDLQKCKHPLPMFQKISGILSNNSIDHNASTHKALQELNDLLDTEKPITTALLNPQLKLKYVQNRLIDTYKDVLKNAKHEKVQVAHNHSLNDSYIPDDYDEMLTLVEIQGHITSTNYKFLWKSLCSACHRNDINSLHKIFNEEWVKLKDYSPNNLDFYCDVVQELTENSKDVDVESITNWHKIFQSIIYDGNNKSLEHDGHKSAIAAVNKALDEGNPDDLYVALSNPKLKLKFKINKFAMPLLHEEMRLEKCELDKNLNESEIAASVSYLTSIASISEAVERGDEVAVWNSLNSKQIHLEMLRPHCRRRYFSALVSALEFKFKEQCECPLLTLEDVRDTIEMVNMKDDNNDELIQVVDCINKAVSEENVNTLIALLKSPCLKLPLSLHKEEYHLYMRTLKKRLLNKESQNLWLDDIVQAINDVNVESLKVKELTDAIVELNLAVIKNDLNTFWKMLMCPLLSDSSSVDSSCKEVYFQMFSKAIKKKGHYICPWIVCHTEAGNTVYIDVESYTYSWTTPKDFVPHARYLTKKDIKAIIEKTNKHHINSYKQMHFEKTLIKFQAHCKGYLMRQKIERYNYFKYNIGSIIKIQSWWRRILIQRKYGTLIKMKAIEAKLKQERKLNPLAWYKVQEQKIVKIQAIWRGRRAREAFTSLFHSPNPPLRVVKKFIHMLDFTTDDYDREIELQTLKSEVVQSIRKNQELSKQIDDMDLKIGLLVQNRIALQEVAAHGLKLNNLVKHSSMNKLTVNKDAKGSLATITTAVKGLKSLTKESKRLLDGYQHLFYELQTNPTYLSKLLFCIPQNKTNSFLQNVVLSLYNFGAYTRDEYLLLKLFRFTLEEEISCKVTKPFDIIASTPLVLKMAVSLSRQLSGLNSLQTIIGPLVEKIIQDRELNIETGPIEIYKAWRNETEMKTGQISKLPYSVTQEEALNYPEVKTRLEKALTQLKAVVSMFLDKITSSTDLLPFCITYMARVLHRSLTSKFPHTPEKDVLKVIGNLVYYQFFNAAIVAPDAFHIINMPNGSCLTTDQRKNLASIAKILHFSAAKKGFGEESSHLRCLNPFIVECHEKMKELFRRCCRGPTLEEYFAVDEYTEATLLNHPHIYITIQEIVDTHALLIEYQDVIAPDPDDRLNDLLDELGEVPSVAQLASRDVTMQVGDCEENARLEVCLALVNKFQAPTDDMTDLNKLFIKTKELCVAIIPFLNGEHLLEAICIGTTKEQQEKYNEKVQRRIYSGQARPDEAMSLREHIAKLRRNLQMLEDEGYVTREDGYQALITSIALDLCNKGKYRQAQRRALATLTRTKQSLMEKTKYYEDKCKSYDQYIKSCLANLHAGKRSVHACLRRSGKDVQKLKSKLTVKYSGAKLLERGILLEIDGLSTSQFKNVQFEITPTDHNGVFTIKGKFMGVEMESVDIDIQDLLQKQYEGCAIMDMFGKAKINVNLLIFLLNSKFYK, encoded by the exons aTGGGAAAGGATATAAATGAGACACTTATTGGAAAAATTGATGATG GCGATACGGAGGTTCGCAAAACAGCACAAGAAATGGATGTTATTCGGCAAAGAACCATTGCATATGAGTATCTTTGTCGTTTGGAAGAAGCCAAAACATGGATGGAAGCTTGTTTAAAAGAGTCGTTACCTCCAGTTGTTGAATTTGAGGAATGCTTACGGAATGGCGTTTACCTGGCTAAGTTGGGCCATTTTATTGCTCCTGACTTACTTCCTTGGAACAAAATATACGACATTGATCAACATCGTTACAAG GCTATGGGTCTACAGTTTAAACatactgataatataaataaatttctacaaGTATTGAAGAAAACTGAATTACCTGTG ACCTTCCAACCAGAAACGACAGATATTTATGACAATAAGAATATGCCAAGAGTAATTTACTGCATCCATGCATTAAGTTcccatttatttaaactaggAAAAGCACCTATAATTCATGATGTCTTTGGAAAAGCTGTTTTCACAGGTAAGAATgacttaacat CAAAAGACTTGCAAAAATGCAAACATCCTTTACCAATGTTTCAAAAAATCAGTGGCATCCTATCAAACAATAGCATTGATCATAATGCAAGTACCCACAAAGCATTACAAGAACTAAATGATTTGCTAGATACAGAAAAACCAATAACAACTGCTTTATTGAATCCTCAGCTCAAACTGAAATATGTCCAAAACCGGTTAATAGATACCTACAAAGATGTTTTGAAAAATGCAAAACATGAAAAAGTTCAAGTGGCCCATAATCATTCCCTTAATGACAGTTATATCcctgatgattatgatgaaatgTTGACATTGGTGGAAATTCAAGGACACATAACTTCTACAAACTATAAGTTCCTGTGGAAATCTTTGTGTTCAGCTTGCCATAGAAATGATATTAATAGTTTACATAAGATATTTAATGAAGAGTGGGTTAAATTAAAAGACTACAGCCCTAACAACCTTGACTTTTACTGTGATGTGGTCCAGGAATTGACAGAAAATAGTAAAGATGTTGATGTAGAGAGTATCACAAATtggcataaaatatttcaaagcatAATTTATGACGGTAATAACAAATCTCTTGAACATGATGGTCATAAATCAGCCATAGCCGCTGTAAACAAGGCATTAGATGAAGGAAACCCTGATGATTTATATGTAGCTTTATCAAATCCAAAATTGAAACTTAAgtttaaaatcaacaaatttGCTATGCCATTATTACATGAAGAGATGAGATTGGAAAAATGTGAATTGGATAAAAATCTTAATGAGAGTGAAATAGCTGCATCTGTGTCCTATTTGACTTCAATAGCCTCTATTTCTGAAGCAGTTGAAAGAGGTGATGAAGTAGCAGTTTGGAATTCCCTTAATTCTAAGcaaatacatttagaaatgttGCGTCCACATTGTCGCCGCCGATATTTTTCAGCGTTAGTTTCTGCTctagaatttaaattcaaagaaCAATGTGAATGCCCTTTGTTAACATTGGAGGATGTAAGAGACACAATTGAAATGGTTAACATGAAAGATGACAATAATGATgagt TGATACAAGTTGTTGATTGCATAAACAAAGCAGTGTCAGAAGAAAATGTTAACACTTTAATAGCATTGTTGAAGAGCCCTTGTCTTAAACTGCCACTATCACTACATAAAGAagaatatcatttatatatgagAACATTGAAGAAAAGGCTGTTAAACAAAGAATCTCAAAATCTTTGGCTGGATGATATTGTTCAAGCTATTAATGATGTTAATGTTGAATCATTGAAAGTGAAGGAACTAACTGATGCAATTGTTGAATTGAATTTGgctgtaattaaaaatgatctGAATACATTTTGGAAAATGTTGATGTGTCCACTTCTCTCTGATTCAAGCTCAGTTGATAGTTCCTGTAAGGAGGtgtattttcaaatgttttctaaagccataaaaaagaaaggacATTATATTTGCCCTTGGATAGTGTGCCATACAGAAGCTGGTAATACTGTCTATATTGATGTAGAATCTTACACGTACAGTTGGACGACACCAAAAGACTTTGTACCTCACGCACGCTACTTGACGAAGAAAGATATTAAAGctattatagaaaaaacaaataaacaccaCATCAATTCATATAAACAGATGCATTTTgagaaaacattaattaaattccaaGCTCATTGCAAAGGTTATTTAATGAGACAAAAGATTGAaagatacaattattttaaatataatataggatcaattataaaaatacaatcatgGTGGAGGCGGATTTTGATTCAAAGAAAATATGGGACTTTGATTAAAATGAAAGCTATTGAAGCAAAATTGAAGcaagaaagaaaattaaatcctTTAGCTTGGTACAAAGTGCAA GAACAAAAAATAGTCAAAATACAAGCTATTTGGCGTGGACGGCGTGCGCGAGAAGCCTTCACTTCTCTGTTTCACTCTCCCAATCCACCCTTACGAGTTGTTAAGAAATTCATACATATGCTAGATTTTACCACAGACGATTACGACAGAGAAATCGAACTTCAGACATTAAAATCTGAAGTTGTTCAGTCAATTCGAAAAAATCAGGAACTATCAAAGCAAATTGATGACATGGACCTAAAAATTGGTCTCCTAGTACAAAATCGTATTGCTTTGCAAGAGGTTGCTGCTCATGGCTTGAAACTGAACAATTTAGTGAAACATAGTTCTATGAATAAATTGACTGTAAACAAAGATGCAAAGGGGTCCTTAGCCACTATCACAACTGCGGTTAAGGGTCTAAAATCTCTTACTAAAGAAAGCAAAAGGCTCTTAGACGGCTACCAACATTTATTCTATGAATTGCAGACAAATCCtacatatttatctaaacttttgttttgtataccacaaaataaaacaaattcttttCTGCAAAATGTCGTTCTGAGTCTTTATAATTTTGGCGCATATACAAGAGACGAATATctgttgttaaaattatttagatttacttTAGAGGAGGAAATTAGCTGTAAGGTCACGAAACCTTTCGACATCATAGCATCCACACCTTTGGTCCTTAAAATGGCAGTCAGTTTGTCGAGACAATTATCTGGTTTAAATAGCCTTCAAACCATAATAGGACCTCTAGtggaaaaaattatacagGATAGAGAGTTAAACATTGAAACAGGTccaatagaaatttataaagcttGGAGAAATGAGACTGAAATGAAAACGGGCCAAATTTC AAAACTGCCATACTCGGTGACCCAAGAAGAAGCTCTTAATTATCCTGAAGTTAAAACTCGTTTAGAAAAGGCACTCACCCAATTAAAAGCGGTTGTATCCATGTTTTTGGACAAAATAACATCATCCACGGATTTATTACCCTTCTGTATCACATACATGGCAAGGGTTTTACACAGATCACTAACATCGAAATTCCCCCATACACCCGAAAAAGATGTTTTAAAG gtgATTGGAAATCTCGTTTACTATCAATTCTTTAATGCTGCTATAGTGGCCCCTGATGCGTTTCATATAATCAACATGCCAAATGGCAGCTGCCTCACTACTGACCAAAGAAAGAATCTCGCATCCATTgctaaaattttgcatttctCAGCAGCTAAAAAGGGG TTCGGTGAGGAGTCAAGTCACCTCCGTTGTCTGAATCCTTTTATAGTGGAATGTCACGAGAAAATGAAAGAGTTGTTCAGACGATGTTGTCGCGGTCCGACACTAGAAGAATATTTTGCGGTCGACGAATATACGGAAGCTACTTTACTTAATCAtccacatatttatattactattcaa GAAATTGTAGACACTCATGCCCTCCTTATAGAATACCAAGATGTGATTGCTCCAGATCCAGACGACCGGCTAAATGATTTGCTTGATGAGCTAGGAGAAGTGCCCAGTGTAGCACAACTTGCTTCCAGAGATGTTACTAtg CAAGTGGGTGATTGTGAGGAAAATGCCCGTTTGGAAGTATGTTTGGctcttgtaaataaattccaaGCGCCTACTGACGACATGACTGATttgaataaactttttattaaaactaaagagTTGTGCGTCGCTATAATTCCCTTTTTAAACG GTGAACATTTACTGGAAGCAATATGTATTGGCACTACAAAAGAACaacaagaaaaatacaatgaaaaagtACAAAGGCGGATATATTCAGGACAAGCGAGACCCGACGAAGCGATGTCATTACGTGAGCATATCGCAAAATTGCGAAGAAATTTGCAAATGTTAGAAGATGAAGGCTATGTAACCAGAGAGGATGGATACCAAGCCCTAATAACATCCATAGCTTTGGATTTGTGTAACAAAGGGAAGTATAGACAAGCTCAAAGGCGCGCTTTAGCAACCTTGACGCGAACAAAACAGAGTCTCATGGAGAAGACAAAGTATTATGAGGACAAGTGTAAGTCATATGACCAGTATATTAAATCATGTCTTGCTAATCTTCATGCTGGGAAAAG gAGTGTTCATGCGTGCTTGCGTAGGTCAGGGAAGGATGTGCAAAAATTGAAATCGAAATTAACAGTTAAGTACTCAGGTGCTAAGTTGTTGGAAAGAGGCATTCTATTAGAGATTGACGGACTTTCAACATCACAGTTTAAAAACGTCCAATTTGAAATTACTCCAACAGATCATAATGGTGTCTTTACCATTAAAGGGAAGTTTATGGGAGTGGAGATGGAATCTGTTGATATTGATATTCAAGATCTTTTGCAAAAGCAATATGAAGGCTGTGCGATAATGGATATGTTTGGCAAAgccaaaataaatgttaatttattaattttcctaTTGAAtagtaagttttataaataa
- the LOC119829806 gene encoding metallophosphoesterase 1-like → MRRVTKKLLLTILGLLFIGLYCEFLIYYVVVFQCSWPKLVNSTEGKVLKAFVLSDTHLLGPYRGHWLDKLRREWQMHQAFTAIINTHQPDVVFVLGDLFDEGEWTDDKQFNAYVERFYKLFPVPQTTKLHVVMGNHDIGFHNRIRKRALQRFIELLNAPTVQHLVLKGSHFILVNSMALEGDSCNMCAEARKEISLISNKLSKCSKDNKFCEFGGQNLNYSRPILMQHFPLYRISDSVCTESDAPPLPERNKLFRLKIDALSKEGTDFVIKNLKPRVVFGGHTHHGCLLKHNYGKIDFLEYSVPSFSWRNRPDPKYMLVSISPDEYAVNKCGLPMEVTMIATAVIMLFCLVVYMFRMKTLGR, encoded by the exons atgcgACGTGTTACGAAAAAACTGTTGTTAACCATTTTGGGCTTACTTTTTATCGGGCTCTATTGTGAGTTtctcatatattatgtagtcgTTTTTCAG tGTAGTTGGCCAAAATTAGTAAACTCTACCGAAGGAAAAGTTTTAAAAGCGTTCGTTTTATCAGATACCCATTTATTGGGTCCTTACAGAGGACATTGGCTGGATAAGTTACGAAGAGAATGGCAAATGCATCAAGCATTTACGgctattataaatacacaccAACCTGATGTTGTGTTTGTATTGg GAGACCTCTTTGATGAAGGCGAATGGACTGATGATAAGCAATTTAATGCCTATGTAGAGCGATTTTACAAACTATTTCCTGTACCACAGACTACAAAATTGCATGTTGTTATGGGTAATCATGACATAGGCTTTCATAACAG AATAAGGAAAAGAGCACTGCAAAGGTTCATAGAACTTTTAAATGCTCCAACTGTGCAGCACTTGGTATTGAAAGGTTCACACTTTATCCTTGTTAATTCTATGGCACTAGAAGGAGATTCATGCAACATGTGTGCTGAAGCAAGAAAggaaatatctttaatatcAA ataAACTTTCCAAGTGCTCCAAGGACAACAAATTCTGTGAATTTGGTgggcaaaatttaaattattcgagACCTATACTTATGCAg cattttcCACTCTATCGAATATCTGACTCTGTGTGCACGGAATCCGATGCCCCACCATTGccagaaagaaataaattattcagatTGAAAATAGATGCACTATCAAAAGAAGGAACAGATTTTGTGATCAAAAATCTTAAACCCAGAGTAGTGTTTGGTGGCCATACACATCATGGGTGCCTATTAAAGCATAATTATGGTAAAATTGACTTTCTTGAATATTCTGTGCCATCTTTCTCATGGAGAAATAGACCAGATCCAAAATATATGTTG GTGTCAATTTCTCCAGATGAATATGCTGTCAATAAATGTGGACTGCCAATGGAAGTGACCATGATAGCTACAGctgtaattatgttattttgtttggttgtatatatgtttagaATGAAAACCCTTGGAAGATGa
- the LOC119829805 gene encoding protein naked cuticle homolog encodes MTCYETLRASAPAADAPMAHHFVKWWRNKFRNGYKKFSIGTESERTDTEELVGRAASQCSAPPDLLPSEARALLQPTTPPPVPVRISESCSKRISSPVQNTDCNENKQPRLRFEELTCDVELQHPQSSKQQPLQFSFTLYDLDGHGRMTKDDIAGIVSTIYESIGKSVTVPHYGSKTIQVRLTVVPEDGQPRSQKEKRDARRRRRREQATVNTSAPPDCAEHSEEEHHDRLSNDDDASSKSSCSDRKPPPQRPAPILRQRHQRHPRREHRERKYTKKRSGSLQRRELLEIIQANMEKNHLSFQASRKPSDPAAFEDEISNKYQKIRNRSHTVNEKSQTYHKLKTETSGNGYLDLASGGDSNLCRYDRYLHAVICSSAKHAHTGYHQKQTAPSRHTRASHPVNPRSRSHDLSSQTQQPRVLQIIFL; translated from the exons ATGACGTGCTACGAAACGTTGAGAGCTTCGGCACCCGCGGCGGACGCCCCCATGGCGCACCACTTCGTCAAGTGGTGGCGCAACAAGTTTAGAAATGGATATAAGAAATTTAGca TTGGAACCGAAAGCGAGCGCACGGATACAGAGGAATTGGTCGGGCGGGCCGCGTCCCAATGTTCGGCACCCCCAGATCTATTGCCAAGCGAAGCGCGCGCTCTTCTCCAACCTACCACTCCGCCTCCAGTACCAGTGAGAATCTCTGAATCTTGCTCAAAGAGAATATCATCGCCCGTTCAAAATACGGActgcaatgaaaataaacagcCAAGATTACGCTTTgag gagTTAACCTGTGATGTTGAGCTGCAACATCCCCAATCTTCAAAACAACAACCGCTACAGTTTTCCTTTACCCTGTATGATCTTGATGGGCATGGACGGATGACTAAAGAT GACATAGCTGGCATTGTATCCACTATATACGAATCCATTGGAAAGTCTGTCACAGTTCCGCATTATGGATCTAAGACTATACAAGTACGGTTGACAGTAGTCCCTGAAGATGGACAACCGCGCAGTCAAAAGGAGAAAAGAGACGCCAGACGGAGACGGCGACGCGAACAAGCAACAGTTAACACAAGCGCACCCCCAGATTGTGCTGAACATAGTGAGGAAGAACACCATGACAGATTATCAAATGATGACGATGCCTCATCAAAGTCGTCATGTTCTGATCGTAAGCCCCCGCCCCAAAGGCCAGCACCCATTTTACGGCAGAGACACCAGCGTCATCCGCGGAGAGAACACCGAGAACGCAAATATACTAAGAAACGCTCAGGGAGTCTACAAAGGCGGGAATTACTTGAAATAATTCAGGCCAATATGGAAAAAAATCACCTGAGTTTTCAAGCATCAag aaagCCCAGCGATCCGGCCGCCTTTGAAGatgaaataagtaataaatatcagaAGATTCGAAACAGATCTCATACAGTGAATGAAAAATCTCAAACTTATCATAAACTCAAGACAGAAACGTCAGGAAATGGATATTTGGATCTGGCTAGTGGCGGTGATTCAAACTTGTGCAGATATGATAGGTATTTGCATGCCGTCATATGTTCTTCAGCGAAACATGCACATACGGGTTATCATCAAAAGCAAACTGCACCGTCACGACACACGCGCGCATCTCACCCAGTGAATCCGCGATCTCGTTCCCACGACCTTTCTTCTCAGACACAGCAACCGAGAGTGCtccaaataatattcttatag
- the LOC119829349 gene encoding uncharacterized protein LOC119829349: protein MEEESIDLSRKESPFNPICKCFLEPAISEEGIKISFRKEQVLNTVVRTETYLRERRIPELIRFLLTKLISQAPSKPIAFLEKLIDECMLFRAGHGSAPVLYESRHLEAVIKSFDPCQRGWLSTGQVRRLYTTLGLVPEEFLEERVPVDIIFKSVKSCQEKELYDLLVAGTNSDNNSDYLKSDEVCIMHSITNKE, encoded by the exons aTGGAAGAGGAGAGTATTGATTTATCTAGAAAAGAGTCTCCGTTTAATCcgatttgtaaatgttttttggaACCTGCAATTTCTGAGGaaggaataaaaatttcatttcgtAAAGAACAGGTTCTTAACACCGTAGTAAGAACCGAAACATATCTCCGTGAGCGCCGAATTCCAGAACTTATTCGTTTTCTTCTCACCAAATTAATATCTCAGGCTCCTTCCAAACCAATCGCTTTTCTTGAAAAGTTGATTGATGAGTGCATGCTCTTTCGAGCAGGACATGGATCGGCTCCAGTTTTATATGAATCGAG ACACTTAGAAGCGGTAATTAAAAGCTTTGATCCATGTCAACGAGGATGGTTAAGCACAGGTCAAGTTCGCAGACTTTATACTACTTTAGGATTAGTTCCTGAAGAATTTTTAGAAGAAAGAGTGCCAGTCGACATCATTTTCAAAAGCGTAAAAAGTTGCCAAGAGAAAGAGTTATATGATTTACTTGTTGCTGGAACAAACTCGGACAATAACAGCgattatttgaaatctgaTGAAGTCTGCATCA TGCACAGTATTACGAACAAAGAGTAG